The window CCCGGGCCTGCCCGAGCAGGATCGGCTCCAGCTTGTCCTGGGACAGCATCGCCCAGCCGGCCGGTGTGCAGGGCTCGGTGGCGGCGACCATGTCGTCGAAGCTCTCCGAGACGGTCCGCAGGATCTCGCCCCGCACGCTCTGGGCGAGCCGGATGACGAAGTCGCCCTGGGTGCCGCGGATGTCGTCGGCCCGGACCACCTCGTCCGCGACGCCCCCGATGCGCAGCAGTTCCATGGTCCGCGGGTTCTGCCCGGCGGCCCGCGGATAGGGCGAGAGGCCCGGCCTGCGCTCCACCACGAGCACCCGGACGCCCTGCCGGGCGAGGAACATCGCCGTCGACAGGCCCCCGAGGCCCGCACCCACCACCAGTACATCGACCTCGTGGTCGTTCATGTTGCTCCTCTCTCGTCGTTCGCTTCGTTCTCTGGGGTCCTTGCGCGTCGGCCGGTTCACACCAGGACGCCGACGAACAGCCCCCGGCCCGACGGGGCCTCCGGCAGGTACTCGACCTCGAAGCCCGCCTCGCGGAAGGCCTGTTCGTACTCGGCGCGGCTGAACAGGGAGATGATGTGGGTGTCGACGAAGTGCTGGGCGCCGGCGCCGGGTTCGGCGACCACGAAGTGCACGTCCATGTGCGAGGTACGGCCCCGGCGGGCGGAGTGCGAGACCCGGGAGACGGTGACGCCGTCGACGGCGACGATGTCGGCGGAGACATGGCCGTCGGCGAACGTCTCGTAGAACCACCACGGGTCGACGACGGCGACCCCGCCCGGTTCCAGGTGCCGGGCGAACATCGTCAGCGCCTGGCCCAGTTCGGCGACCGACGTCATATAGCCGACGGAGCCGAACATGCAG of the Streptomyces koelreuteriae genome contains:
- a CDS encoding class I SAM-dependent methyltransferase; translation: MYGADLARVYDLVHRERGKDYRAETEAVAAAARRSRPGAGRLLDVACGTGGHLRHFADLFEHVEGVELSAPMAEEARAALPGVSVHAADMRDFRLGATFDVVTCMFGSVGYMTSVAELGQALTMFARHLEPGGVAVVDPWWFYETFADGHVSADIVAVDGVTVSRVSHSARRGRTSHMDVHFVVAEPGAGAQHFVDTHIISLFSRAEYEQAFREAGFEVEYLPEAPSGRGLFVGVLV